In one window of Mytilus trossulus isolate FHL-02 chromosome 7, PNRI_Mtr1.1.1.hap1, whole genome shotgun sequence DNA:
- the LOC134727029 gene encoding uncharacterized protein LOC134727029 isoform X1: MCYSYLFKGLVLVAIFIAIPRTSGLRCLSCQFARNVTDCFRTEAQCEDGEEQCYLRKVMLPNMQIAFIAGCKSDKVCSFDEHQIGDGKRQIEFSHGHMIDLVMCSECCTTGPNKDGVPCNGYLCGQRPTLNPDYVWCAECDKTDDPTKCSRFVQCPSNEVCSQDLYVSNQQLIYSLGCRRKQICDKTHEAYTDTHGRKRDHGTINICSSCCNTRECNQGVCNLIRQNILLNEYGITN; encoded by the exons ATGTGCTATTCGTATTTATTTAAAG GTCTTGTACTAGTAGCAATATTTATAGCGATACCAAGAACATCTG GACTAAGATGCCTTTCATGTCAGTTTGCAAGAAACGTTACTGATTGTTTCCGGACAGAGGCACAGTGTGAGGATGGAGAGGAg CAATGTTATTTACGGAAAGTGATGCTCCCAAATATGCAGATTGCTTTCATAGCAGGTTGCAAATCTGATAAG GTATGCTCGTTTGATGAACACCAAATTGGAGATGGCAAACGACAAATAGAATTCTCTCATGGTCACATGATAGATCTAGTTATGTGTTCCGAATGTTGTACTACAGGACCAAACAAAGATGGCGTACCGTGTAATGGTTACCTTTGTGGACAAC GTCCCACTTTGAACCCTGATTATGTCTGGTGTGCTGAATGTGACAAAACAGATGATCCCACAAAGTGCTCAAGATTTGTTCAGTGTCCATCAAACGAG gTTTGTTCACAGGACTTGTATGTATCAAACCAACAGTTAATATATAGCCTAGGATGTAGAAGAAAACAG ATTTGTGACAAGACTCACGAGGCATATACAGATACCCATGGTAGAAAACGTGATCATGGAACCATAAATATCTGTTCATCATGTTGTAACACCAGGGAGTGTAACCAAGGAGTCTGTAACCTTATCAGACAAA ATATACTACTCAACGAATACGGgataacaaattaa
- the LOC134727029 gene encoding uncharacterized protein LOC134727029 isoform X2 → MCYSYLFKGLVLVAIFIAIPRTSGLRCLSCQFARNVTDCFRTEAQCEDGEEQCYLRKVMLPNMQIAFIAGCKSDKVCSFDEHQIGDGKRQIEFSHGHMIDLVMCSECCTTGPNKDGVPCNGYLCGQRPTLNPDYVWCAECDKTDDPTKCSRFVQCPSNEVCSQDLYVSNQQLIYSLGCRRKQICDKTHEAYTDTHGRKRDHGTINICSSCCNTRECNQGVCNLIRQKQIYYSTNTG, encoded by the exons ATGTGCTATTCGTATTTATTTAAAG GTCTTGTACTAGTAGCAATATTTATAGCGATACCAAGAACATCTG GACTAAGATGCCTTTCATGTCAGTTTGCAAGAAACGTTACTGATTGTTTCCGGACAGAGGCACAGTGTGAGGATGGAGAGGAg CAATGTTATTTACGGAAAGTGATGCTCCCAAATATGCAGATTGCTTTCATAGCAGGTTGCAAATCTGATAAG GTATGCTCGTTTGATGAACACCAAATTGGAGATGGCAAACGACAAATAGAATTCTCTCATGGTCACATGATAGATCTAGTTATGTGTTCCGAATGTTGTACTACAGGACCAAACAAAGATGGCGTACCGTGTAATGGTTACCTTTGTGGACAAC GTCCCACTTTGAACCCTGATTATGTCTGGTGTGCTGAATGTGACAAAACAGATGATCCCACAAAGTGCTCAAGATTTGTTCAGTGTCCATCAAACGAG gTTTGTTCACAGGACTTGTATGTATCAAACCAACAGTTAATATATAGCCTAGGATGTAGAAGAAAACAG ATTTGTGACAAGACTCACGAGGCATATACAGATACCCATGGTAGAAAACGTGATCATGGAACCATAAATATCTGTTCATCATGTTGTAACACCAGGGAGTGTAACCAAGGAGTCTGTAACCTTATCAGACAAA aACAGATATACTACTCAACGAATACGGgataa